The genomic window CTTGACCGCGATTTTTCCCCACGATAAAATCGGTCAAATATATACGGTAAGTTTTCTGCTGCAACGCCCGTTCCATTATCAGAAACCTCAATTACGAAATACTTATCTTTTAAGTATGAGCGCAACTGAATAACGCCGCATTCATCATCTATATAGCGTAAAGCATTATTTACGAGATTTTGTATCACTTGTAAAATTCGTTCTGGATCAATCTCAATTGGAGCAGATGGAATATTTAAGTCAACAGCTGCTCGTGCGCCTTTTTGTAAAATATCTGCCTCTATTTGTACAAACATTTCAGCTAAAAACGAACTATTCATTGGTTGCACATTCATTTGTAGCTGCTTTAGCTCCAGCTTCGAAAACTCAAATAAATCTTCGATGAGGCGATTTACTTGCTTTGTTTTCACTTGAATTGTCGCGAAGTATTTTTGCTTTGTCGCTTCATCTTCTGCAATCCCATCCTGCAGCGCCTCTACATACCCTTGAATAGAAGCCAGTGGGGTGCGCAAATCATGTGATATACTTGCGATTAATTCTCTCCTCGATTGCTCCTGTTTTTGCCGCTCTTTTATACTATCGGCGAGTCGGTGCCGCATTTGTTGAAATGCAATTGTCAGCTGCCCTAATTCAGTTCGACTTTTATAAGTAAGTGGATAAGAAAAGTCGCCATCTGACATTAATAACGTCGCATCATTCAATTGCTCAATCGGGGTTAAAATGTGCCTTGAGACATATACGATAAATAAAACAATAAGAGTAGTAAACGTTATCAGTCCTGCTCCTACACTTACGAACACCGAAGAAACAAGCTTCCCATTTACAGTAAAAGTCGCTGGTGAGTTTGCACTTGCTTTTATATTTGCTGTAGCTACTTTTTTGTTATTTTGAAAAATAGAAACGGTGTAAGTATTGAAGCGATCAAACAAATTAAACGTGCGATCATCCCTAGACAATTGATCAGACTCAAAAAGCACCGTCCCTGCTAGAGATACAATCTGAATTTCTATATCAAACTCCCTTAAATACGGCGATATTTTTTCATAAAACTGATCGCTATTGTTGATTTGGTCGTAACTGTCTTGAAGTACCTGTTCTAGCACATAAAAATTCGTTTCAATATCGGTCTCGTTATCAATCGTCTTGACAACGCGTGACATAGAAATAGCAAACGTAAGCACTGACACAATAAGCGGTACTATAACAATGATAATAATAAACGTAAAAAACCTACTACGTACGCCCATTTACTATGACCGCCCTTTAAATTTATAACCAACACCCCATACGGTCAGAATGTAGGCCGGTGTTGAGGGATTTACTTCAATTTTTTCTCGTAGCTTGCGAATATGAACAGTAACCGTATTAATATCTCCAAAATCAGACTGCCCCCATATTTGTTGAAACAGCTGCTCGCGTGTAAACACTTGTCCAGGGTGCTCCATCATATAATAAAGAAGCTGAAACTCCTTTGCAGATACATCAATTTTTTTATTTTTTACATATACATCATACGTATTTTTATTAACCACAATATCATCGACTTGAATTTCATCTTGTTGCTGAGGGCTAGGATTCGCTAATGTAGTATACCGCCGCAGCTGCGCTTTCACACGGGCCACAAGCTCGTTTGGGCTGAATGGCTTCGCAATGTAATCATCCGCTCCCATTCCGAGACCAAGCACCTTATCAAAGTCTTCTTTCTTAGCACTGGCCATCAGGATGGGAATATTGGACTGCTGCCTAATAATACGACACACTTCTAGTCCATCAAGTTTAGGTAGCAATATATCCAAAATCATAATCATCGGCTGCAGCTCTTTAAACTTCTCGAGCCCTTCCTCACCATCATAGGCAATATGCACTTCAAAGCCTTCACGCTTTAAATAATCACGTACTAATTCAGCTATTTCCTTCTCATCCTCCACAATTAAAATGCGGTTGTTCAACGAAGCCCACCCTCTCTTTAACAGTAACTCTTCTCGTAAGCTATCCTAAGAAATGACGCGACACTCTAAGTGAAATCAGTTACCATAATTATAAGAAAAAAAGCCTGACAATGCAGACTTTTTCACAATTTCTACAATAAAATGTCTTTTTTAGAAAACTGTCTAAAGCTTAAGAAGCTAAAAATCAACATGTAACTTACAATCGATAGTATCGCCGAAGTTAACGCAAATCTTTCAGGATTAAAATACAGAATACCAAGACTAAAGTAAGATAAAATAAACGCTGGCTTTATCATCGTTAAAATTTGTGTAAACACGCCCATTAAAATTAACGAAGCTGTTGAGACTCCTACTGACAAGCCACTTGAAGTGAATTGAAACGATAGCCATATGACAAAGCTTGCAAATGCCATGAGCGGAAACACGGACACCACATACGCTAACAAACCGCGAAATAAGCCTGGTAACAATGAATACTCGACTGGTGCGGCTGTTAAATTTGGATCCTCAAACAATACAGTGTCACTCCAGCCCCAATACAATGTACCAATGCCCACTGACATAACATACGAAAAAATAAGCAATGATAAAATGAGAATCGCAAGTGAGCTGAGCTTAGCTACTAACAATGACGACCGTTTAACAGGTGCTAACAGCGAAAGCTTTAGTGTTCCACTACTATACTCATGTGAAATCATTTCTGTTGCTACAAAGATAATAAAAAATGGTAGCACGTAGTTCACGATAGTAGATAACATATACACTGGTAAATTCGGACCGTTCATCACAAAATCAACATGACCTAACAAATCCTCTAAAATGCCAAAAAAGTTAAATCCGACAATCACTGCTATAAAAATATAAAGCTTTTTACTTACAAGCTGCTTATATAACTCATTTTTTATTAGTTGTTTCATGATACTTGACCTCCATCTGTTAATTGTAAAAACAATTTTTCCAACGACTGTTGCTGTGGAATAACGTACTCGACATCAATGCCCGCCTCAACTAGCTTTTTATTTAATTGACTAGAAAACCCTTTTTCAATTTTTACAACTAAGCTTGATTCCGATCTTGTTATCGATTTTACAAATGTCATGGATGTCGCTATTTTCTCAGACGCCTCAAGCTGTTTAGTTCGTAATTCAATCGCTTCATCATCACTAGCAAGGAGTTCCTTCACGAAGCCATTTGCAATAATGCTGCCTTCACGCAGTATCGCAACTCTATCACACACCTGTTCAATTTCATGTAAAATATGGGACGTAATAATAAACGTGATTTGTTGTTCTTGTGCCAATGTCGTAATCATCTCTCGCATTTCTAGAATCCCTTGTGGATCTAAACCGTTCGTTGGCTCATCTAAAAACACGATGGTTGGATGCTGCAGAAGCGCTCTCGCTAACCCAAGCCTTTGCTTCATCCCTAGTGAATACGTGCTAACCTTACGTTTCGCAACCTTTGACAGATGTACCATCTCAAGCACTTCATCAATTCGCTGCTTCGCAATATGCGGATGTAAATTTCTAATAAGCGTTAAGTTGGCATAGCCTGATAAATGTGTGTAAAAGCTCGGCGTTTCAACAATCGCTCCTACGTGTCTAATAGCTTCCATGAACTGATCATCAATGCTGTAACCGTTAATAGTCACCGTGCCACTATCACGTTTTATTAAACCAAGTATCATCCGAATTATCGTCGTCTTACCAGCACCGTTCGGTCCCAAAAACCCGAACACCTCACCTTTTTCCACTGTAAAACTTACGTCACGCACAACTTCTTTTTTATCAAACGAGCGTCGTAAATTATGAACCTCTAATACCGTATCCTTTGTCATATTCATCACCTTTTCGTTTATTATTTTCTATAGTTCTAATAATGAACGACAAAGCTTAACGAGCTCTTATTAAGTTATTAAAAAAGTATTAAATGTTTGTGTGTCAAAGTTTGAATGAAAAATGCAGAGAAATTGAGTGAATGGAACGTTGGAGGGGGCTTTGTTTTATAAATGGGGGGATTTTTGCGTTCAATCGTTGTCGTCTAATGTGACGCGCTCACTATGAGAAATGCGCCGGGCGTTGCCCGAAATGCGCCATACTTTGTCGAGATTGCGCCATTCCTTGTCGAAAATGCGCTACCCCCTTAAACATGCGCCGGGCGTCGTCGGAATTGCGCCATCCGTTGTCGAAAACGCGCCAAACTATGTCGAGATTGCGTCATTCCTTGTCGAAAATACGCCACACCTCACTCTTCCTATCCTCTGTCCTTTTAGCTACAATATGACTATACATAGCACGGAAAGGAAGATTTTTATGTTAAAAAGCTTTTCACTCCGAACAAACAAACGGGATGAAATGATAGATGTAACACAGAAGGTAGAAGCGTACATAAAAGAGATGGGCGTAAAGAATGGAGCGGTCATTGTATACTGTCCTCACACAACAGCCGGCATCACCATTAATGAAAATGCCGACCCCGATGTAAAAACAGATATGCTGCGTCGTTTTGATGAAGTATACCCTTGGCATCATAGCCTTGATCGCCATATCGAAGGAAACACAGCTGCGCATATGAAGGCTAGCACAGTGGGGGCATCGCAACACGTTATCGTCGAAAAAGGGCAACTACTACTTGGCACATGGCAAGGCATTTATTTCTGTGAATTCGATGGGCCACGCACACGTACGTTTTATGTAAAAACAATATAAAAAGCGCAACCGCCATAAGGTTGCGCCCACTTCATTATTCGGAAAGCTCTTTTTGTATCTTTTCCATCATTTGTTGATACTCTTTTGGGTTCTCAAAGTCTGCTTCATCCCAACTCTCTGATAGCCATGTGAGTAACTCCTCTTTTGTATTAAAAACCTCTCCACTCGTGTCAGCATTTCGAATCATATATCGACCGTTATCTTCATCAAGTGTTACTTCGCATGGATACGCTGCATTTTTACAATTCAATGAAAACTCCATCATTCAACCACCTTTTTTTATTTGTTACTTATTCTATACCCGCTATACAAAAATGTATGCATTGTTCAATTACGCAAATAATATGTAGCGAATACAAAAAAGCGAGGTGACGCCTGTGGTACAACGCGACAGTCATAAAAATCAACAACAGCGAATGAAGCAAGCAAGTGATGCTGTGAACCAAAATAAAGATTTCGGATACGATCCAGCTGAGAAAAAGCGACCTGGAAAAAATAAGTAACAAATTTAAAGGACCCCTTAGGGTTTTTTAATCTCTATACCTTAAGGGGACCACTTTTTCCGTGAACGTGCATTTTCGACATGCCAACGTGCATTCTTGACATGTAACCATGCATTTTCGACACGTGAACGTGCATTTCTTTCTTCGGATTTGTTACTTTTTCCGTGAACGTGCATTTTCGACATGCCAACGTGCATTCTCGACATGTAACCATGCATTTTCGACACGTGAACGTGCATTTCTTTCTTCGGATTTGTTACTTTTTCCCCTGAACGTGCTGGAGGGCATAAAACAGCCACCTTCGCAGATGGAAGGTGGCTTCTCTATTATTTTGCTATAGCCGTCTTTTGTGGTCGCTTTGAGTCAGGTACAAACAGTAATCCTAACTCGTGGTGCTGACCTTCATAAAGGGCGCGCTGTACGTAGCGTAGCTCCCCTTCTTTATTTAACACTTCAATTTTACAATACGCCCTGTTTATTTGAAGCGCCTCATAAAATTGTTGCTCATTGCCAACCTCTTCTCCATTTACTCTTGTAATAACTTCTCCGATTTGAAGAGCCATTTTATCGGCAGGAGAATGCGGTAGAACAGACAATATAACAACACCGTTATTTTTTCTTGTAAAAAAGGCTGGTTTAGCCTCATCCGTGAGCTTATCATATAAAAAGATGGCTTCGCGCCCTAACACAGCAACAACTGCTGTGACAATGACCATGCTTGGCCACACAAGCCCGCTAATCGCTAAGCCTACGAGTGCCACTCCAAAAATCATAACCTTATACGAAGCTTGTTTTATTAACGTACCTGAGAGCTGACCAACAATTTTCTGATAAAAGCCTATTGCAAATGGTACACATATGATGGAATACCCCGTATCAGCGACTGCAAAAATGGGCCACCAGCTCGGGAATGATGCTAAGCCTTCTCCAGGAATAAGCAGAAATACTGGCACAAGCCATAATCTGTTAAAAAGCTGTGAGCCAATGACTAAGCCTCTTTTACCTGGAAATAAGAAAGGTGACGTCGGTTCTTGTTTACTTTTAAAAAGTAATACACCTTCTGCCAAAACAAGGATAGCAAGTAAAATGGCAACGCCCGTCATATTTACCACTTCAACCTTCGCGAACCAGTCGCTTATCGGTAAATCTTCAAATGGTCCATATGCCCAGACAACCGCTACTAATATTGCTACTCCGAGCGTAAAAGCAGGTGAAGCCCAGCGCATTTTTAAAGGTGCAAAAAAGATGAGCATCATCGTGAGGATTAGAATAATAAGTGATGGTGTCACAACAATTCCAACTGCCAATGCGACTAAAGACACAGCTAGTCCCATAAATACACTAGTAGAAAGGAAATAACGCAGCTCCGTTAGACCGTACTGCACACGTACCCCAAATTGACGTCGCTCTCTTTTGACACGAAAGTATCCTAAGCCGACAGCTGCTAACACCCACACATATAAAAAAGGATTTATTACTAACCGAAAAATTCCTATAACTAGCTGTTGAAGCCAATCCACCTCATATTCACCTACAATTCTCAAAAACGTCCTATTTTACTACTATTTTATCAAATCTACCATGGAAAACATATAACAAACTTTGAACAAGCAAGAAGAAAAGCGGATTCTCCCGTTTACTCACCAACACTGCACACAAAGAAAAGACCCTAATCCACATGGATCAGAGCCTGAATATGTCTATTTAAAAAGAACCTTTAACGCTGTTTGTAGCTGCAAGTCACTTTCTTCACTGCGAATACGCTCAATAATTTTTGTTTCTAGCTTAACAGCTGTTTGCTCATCTACTTTTCCTGTCATAGGTAAGTCATTTGCTTTTTGGAAAGCTTCTACAGCTGTTTTTGTCTCTTCACTAAAATATCCATCTTCTCGACCAGGACCATAGCCTAAGCCACTTAACATTTTTTGTAATGCCACAACCTTTTCACTCGTTTGGTCATACGCAAGTACTTCGTTTTCATTAAGCTGAATAGGGCTTACGTAGAAATAATCTGGTTGTTTAATTTCGACTGTCGGTTCAACACCTGTTTTGTGAATCCAGTTTCCATCAGATGTGAGCCATTTGAACATCGTAAGCTTTACTTCACTGCCATCATCCATTGGTACTGTTTGTTGAACAGTTCCTTTACCGAATGACGATGTACCAACTACATCATATCCCACCGCTTCTTTAAGCGCACTTGATAATATTTCTGAAGCCGATGCACTACCTTCATCAATAAGACTCACAATTGGATACGGCTTTTTCTCTTCAAGATTCGTAAAGAATCGTTGTGTTTCACCATTACGATCCTCGATTTGTAGCATCGGTTTATCCTTAGGAACTAATTCACGTAAAATGGCTTCCACACTTTGTAAATATCCACCTGGGTTCCCTCTTACATCAATAACAAGACCGTCAATCTTTTGTTTTTCAAGCTCTTTTAGTTGTTTAAAGAAATCCTCACTTGTTTTTTCCGAGAACAATGCAATTTCTATATAGCCAACTTTTTTACCTTCGTACTCTTTAAGATCACTATATACAGTCTCAATCGGAATCTCATCGCGAACTACATCAACCATTAAAGGCTCTGTTACACCTGGTCGTTTAATCTCAAGTGTAACTGTCGATCCTTTTTCACCACGAATTTTTAAAACAGCTTCGTATAAGTCAAGCCCTGCAATCGATTCGCCATCTACGGATAAAATCTGATCATTTGGCTTTAAGCCTGCTTTTTCTGCTGGGGAATCTTTGTACGGTGCAACAATCGTTACTAGGCCATCAACCATACTAACCTCAGCGCCAATTCCTTCAAAAGTAGAGCTTAAATTTTGCGAAAAGCTTGCCGCTGTTTCCTCATCCATATATGAGCTAAAAGGGTCTTCAAGCTGTTCAATCATTCCGTTAATAGCGCCTTCAATAAGTTCCTGCTCATCTATATCCTCAACATACTGTGTGGCAAGAAGCTTGTATACTTGTTCAATTTTTGCAAGATCCTCATTAGACATATCGGCATCTTTATCAATAGTTGCCACCGGTAAGCTGATTACATCGCCACCATTCGCCATCTCAGCGGATGTTAATTGTAATAGCGAATAGGTGCCACCGACACCTATGATAAGTGATAACAGCATAAGCAATACTGTAACTTTACGATTCAATCGTTCCAACCTCCTATGTGACTTCAATCAGTTGTAAGTTATTGTACCAATCTTACAGCGAACAGTCATCTAATTTCTCTTACCAGGCCATGCAGATGCTCGTCCAAATAAATGAGACCACTCTAGTGACCTTCTCAAGTTTTTCATTTAGAAAAATATAAGTCCTCCGTAACAACGACAAGCGCTTGAGGTGCAATAGCTGCATGTTTAGGACTTAAGCTACCGAACCGCAGTATCAGCGAAAAACGGGATTCGTTGGTTCGTGGAGCTCGACACTCATCCTAACTACTTACAGTTCAACGAAAAAGCACCGCAACACTGTGCGATGCCTTCCTATAGCATCAGAAAAACAAATGTTTTTCTAATAGTATATATAATTTATGGAAAAAATATGTGACTACAGTTGCAAATTGTTAAAAGTTAATATATTTTCTTGGATCAATTGCGTTTGATTTCGATGCATTCCAAGGTCCTTTGTGCAATTCAAAGTGTAAGTGAGCACCGAAAGAGCGTCCAGTATTCCCCATATAACCAAGCTTTTGTCCTTTACTTACAGACTGTCCTTCTGATACGAGACGATTTTCCATGTGCGCATAGACGGTAGTCCAAACTTGGTCATTCAAGTAGTGAGAGATAAAGACAACATTTCCGTAACTACTCGAATAGTAAGAACGGAACACAACACCCTCGGCTGCAGCCACGATTGGAACGTCGGAGCCACGCTTACCGATATCAATACCGAAATGCGTTGTTCCCCAGCGCGCGCCATAATTAGATGTTACAGGACCAACGGCTGGTCTCATAAACGTGCCATCTGTCACCTTAGGAGTTTGTCCTCTTTTACGAGCTTCTTCTTCCTCACGCTTCTTTTGTTCGATCATCCGCTTAATTAGTTTATCTAGCACAGCTTCCTGCGAGCGTAATAATGCTTCTTCATCCTCAATTTCGTATAGCTCTTCGTGTACTTGCTCTTCTTTTTCCGCTAACTGCTCCATAATGCGGTCTTTTTCTGCAATTTGTGCTTTTAAGCTTGCTTCT from Bacillus sp. HMF5848 includes these protein-coding regions:
- a CDS encoding cell wall metabolism sensor histidine kinase WalK, producing MGVRSRFFTFIIIIVIVPLIVSVLTFAISMSRVVKTIDNETDIETNFYVLEQVLQDSYDQINNSDQFYEKISPYLREFDIEIQIVSLAGTVLFESDQLSRDDRTFNLFDRFNTYTVSIFQNNKKVATANIKASANSPATFTVNGKLVSSVFVSVGAGLITFTTLIVLFIVYVSRHILTPIEQLNDATLLMSDGDFSYPLTYKSRTELGQLTIAFQQMRHRLADSIKERQKQEQSRRELIASISHDLRTPLASIQGYVEALQDGIAEDEATKQKYFATIQVKTKQVNRLIEDLFEFSKLELKQLQMNVQPMNSSFLAEMFVQIEADILQKGARAAVDLNIPSAPIEIDPERILQVIQNLVNNALRYIDDECGVIQLRSYLKDKYFVIEVSDNGTGVAAENLPYIFDRFYRGEKSRSRSYGGAGLGLAISKTIVEAHEGHIDVASEIGKGTTFKINLPIAGRKT
- a CDS encoding response regulator transcription factor, which produces MNNRILIVEDEKEIAELVRDYLKREGFEVHIAYDGEEGLEKFKELQPMIMILDILLPKLDGLEVCRIIRQQSNIPILMASAKKEDFDKVLGLGMGADDYIAKPFSPNELVARVKAQLRRYTTLANPSPQQQDEIQVDDIVVNKNTYDVYVKNKKIDVSAKEFQLLYYMMEHPGQVFTREQLFQQIWGQSDFGDINTVTVHIRKLREKIEVNPSTPAYILTVWGVGYKFKGRS
- a CDS encoding ABC transporter permease produces the protein MKQLIKNELYKQLVSKKLYIFIAVIVGFNFFGILEDLLGHVDFVMNGPNLPVYMLSTIVNYVLPFFIIFVATEMISHEYSSGTLKLSLLAPVKRSSLLVAKLSSLAILILSLLIFSYVMSVGIGTLYWGWSDTVLFEDPNLTAAPVEYSLLPGLFRGLLAYVVSVFPLMAFASFVIWLSFQFTSSGLSVGVSTASLILMGVFTQILTMIKPAFILSYFSLGILYFNPERFALTSAILSIVSYMLIFSFLSFRQFSKKDILL
- a CDS encoding ABC transporter ATP-binding protein, with the translated sequence MTKDTVLEVHNLRRSFDKKEVVRDVSFTVEKGEVFGFLGPNGAGKTTIIRMILGLIKRDSGTVTINGYSIDDQFMEAIRHVGAIVETPSFYTHLSGYANLTLIRNLHPHIAKQRIDEVLEMVHLSKVAKRKVSTYSLGMKQRLGLARALLQHPTIVFLDEPTNGLDPQGILEMREMITTLAQEQQITFIITSHILHEIEQVCDRVAILREGSIIANGFVKELLASDDEAIELRTKQLEASEKIATSMTFVKSITRSESSLVVKIEKGFSSQLNKKLVEAGIDVEYVIPQQQSLEKLFLQLTDGGQVS
- a CDS encoding secondary thiamine-phosphate synthase enzyme YjbQ; translated protein: MLKSFSLRTNKRDEMIDVTQKVEAYIKEMGVKNGAVIVYCPHTTAGITINENADPDVKTDMLRRFDEVYPWHHSLDRHIEGNTAAHMKASTVGASQHVIVEKGQLLLGTWQGIYFCEFDGPRTRTFYVKTI
- a CDS encoding PDZ domain-containing protein, with product MDWLQQLVIGIFRLVINPFLYVWVLAAVGLGYFRVKRERRQFGVRVQYGLTELRYFLSTSVFMGLAVSLVALAVGIVVTPSLIILILTMMLIFFAPLKMRWASPAFTLGVAILVAVVWAYGPFEDLPISDWFAKVEVVNMTGVAILLAILVLAEGVLLFKSKQEPTSPFLFPGKRGLVIGSQLFNRLWLVPVFLLIPGEGLASFPSWWPIFAVADTGYSIICVPFAIGFYQKIVGQLSGTLIKQASYKVMIFGVALVGLAISGLVWPSMVIVTAVVAVLGREAIFLYDKLTDEAKPAFFTRKNNGVVILSVLPHSPADKMALQIGEVITRVNGEEVGNEQQFYEALQINRAYCKIEVLNKEGELRYVQRALYEGQHHELGLLFVPDSKRPQKTAIAK
- a CDS encoding S41 family peptidase: MNRKVTVLLMLLSLIIGVGGTYSLLQLTSAEMANGGDVISLPVATIDKDADMSNEDLAKIEQVYKLLATQYVEDIDEQELIEGAINGMIEQLEDPFSSYMDEETAASFSQNLSSTFEGIGAEVSMVDGLVTIVAPYKDSPAEKAGLKPNDQILSVDGESIAGLDLYEAVLKIRGEKGSTVTLEIKRPGVTEPLMVDVVRDEIPIETVYSDLKEYEGKKVGYIEIALFSEKTSEDFFKQLKELEKQKIDGLVIDVRGNPGGYLQSVEAILRELVPKDKPMLQIEDRNGETQRFFTNLEEKKPYPIVSLIDEGSASASEILSSALKEAVGYDVVGTSSFGKGTVQQTVPMDDGSEVKLTMFKWLTSDGNWIHKTGVEPTVEIKQPDYFYVSPIQLNENEVLAYDQTSEKVVALQKMLSGLGYGPGREDGYFSEETKTAVEAFQKANDLPMTGKVDEQTAVKLETKIIERIRSEESDLQLQTALKVLFK
- a CDS encoding murein hydrolase activator EnvC, producing the protein MKRSWLKLALIFTVAFSVIAQPVFAVTEKEIQAKKQEKKEVTQQRASLQQKIAEKERLVNSLQAEQADIEADIKQLDEAVAQTNQNIRDKQAEIETTREEIRILEEKIAEVKQRIELRNELLTKRVRSLQVGGGVVSYLDVLLGAKSMSDFLDRASAVSTLFEADKAILKAHQEDKVLKEQQEVQMETTLQELEQKLVDLEQLEASLKAQIAEKDRIMEQLAEKEEQVHEELYEIEDEEALLRSQEAVLDKLIKRMIEQKKREEEEARKRGQTPKVTDGTFMRPAVGPVTSNYGARWGTTHFGIDIGKRGSDVPIVAAAEGVVFRSYYSSSYGNVVFISHYLNDQVWTTVYAHMENRLVSEGQSVSKGQKLGYMGNTGRSFGAHLHFELHKGPWNASKSNAIDPRKYINF